In the Candidatus Zixiibacteriota bacterium genome, one interval contains:
- a CDS encoding PAS domain-containing protein: protein HYRRKENLLFPYLEKHGITGPPAVMWGKHDEAREHLSGAIEALKETAQIAAGEAKTVIDLVLQPAWNSIEEMIYKEEQILFPMCLDTLSEEEWYHINNQSLEIGFCLYDPQVTWKPSGVTVREAAPETAGRIQLPSGSMTPDELTAILNTIPFDLTFVDKNDTVRYFTQGKERIFERNRAILGRQVQLCHPPSSVHIVQKILDDFHSGKQERAAFHINMKGRFISIEYFALRSPEGKYLGTLEVSQDLTEKRALQGEKRILSYEEEVTS from the coding sequence CATTACCGCCGTAAAGAGAATCTGCTGTTTCCATATCTGGAAAAGCACGGCATCACAGGACCTCCCGCGGTGATGTGGGGAAAGCATGACGAAGCCCGAGAGCACCTTTCCGGGGCGATTGAAGCCTTGAAAGAGACCGCTCAGATTGCCGCCGGCGAAGCCAAAACGGTGATTGACCTGGTCTTACAGCCGGCCTGGAATTCCATCGAAGAGATGATTTACAAAGAAGAGCAGATTCTTTTCCCGATGTGCCTTGATACGCTCAGTGAGGAGGAGTGGTATCATATTAATAATCAGAGCCTTGAGATAGGATTCTGCCTGTATGACCCGCAGGTGACATGGAAACCATCGGGAGTAACCGTGAGAGAGGCGGCTCCTGAGACTGCCGGCAGAATACAACTGCCCAGCGGGAGCATGACCCCTGATGAATTGACGGCTATTTTGAACACGATTCCGTTTGACCTGACTTTTGTCGATAAGAATGACACGGTGCGGTATTTCACGCAAGGGAAAGAGCGGATTTTTGAGCGGAACCGGGCGATACTGGGACGTCAGGTGCAGCTCTGCCATCCGCCGTCGAGCGTACATATAGTGCAGAAGATTCTGGATGATTTCCATTCCGGCAAGCAGGAGCGGGCGGCATTTCATATCAATATGAAAGGGCGCTTTATAAGTATCGAGTATTTCGCCCTGCGCTCGCCGGAGGGGAAATATCTCGGGACGCTGGAAGTGAGCCAGGATCTGACCGAGAAACGGGCGCTTCAGGGTGAGAAAA